Proteins found in one Plodia interpunctella isolate USDA-ARS_2022_Savannah chromosome 24, ilPloInte3.2, whole genome shotgun sequence genomic segment:
- the LOC128680372 gene encoding muscle M-line assembly protein unc-89-like, translated as MSNETNEENNVLTLKIPIIKAESETQTSGHLVTRKTPEKVEPEDMETEQKQQMSIRKRRNLSKNRSQAARQREKTPEPGRTLVPHEDTTTSDDEDVHPQRNSREIEADSTYEEMKRMVQEKSNVKDPVYDLDTEEVLEARAMAANERRRRSVSPFAIPDKEELLQLQRKGSFIDPSNKLLSTNLYSLNLKDEEPSRRNSLTIDPTRRNSLSPPISSTGAPKESDFNFPLPTTPKKLEEMVYPDEKKSEDSEKKSKTPVKSEPVFSFEEKDIKQNVKATTPKTPETPAPAPGELVTKVIAIERTPSKKLVAEKKPVVEVRERIVRTPSRKMSTDVRPVIAKQSAAKPKEEQQSKVPPVKPARSKSATRFGSKTSESEMSEDQINQQNFNTSGSKRKVVPTPRRFVRSRSPRANRSQSVNRAEAVQVIDKTGTGMSQTSREIIELMQKARARSLSIPKDDPRLPVEYKNYSKNLQTPTKTPSTPRHQRGISCPKTIQIISDKEILSGLNSGLKLKQKKETEPQKPARRRRSSGYIDASQSEYTSSCYSTSPSENEFDFDLSERTAELTRKLHILSQEADQRETLSNILLAKDDTDNLKKEVPFLQKSTLRKRSVVNNKNEEKKDSKETQQAESVKLKLVDKNKYTKSRWKLIANWQEFKREYEQDYTKIKLQRNRCVCDLLLLIIMCGLGGMMFKSLEGSFENAYKCGTRGVKRDFIESLWRGSHYLKEEDWKSMARKKLFEFEEQLHTAHEAGVTSYSGQRSWNFMNSFVYCLTLITTIGYGHIAPKTTYGRVATIVYAIIGIPLFLIVLADFGKLFTRIIKFFWAFIRRFYYTRSCRKVRRTVPVQEVMKGLNIVYDVVRRPSQIFSEEDLERKAGDSPPVLERKSSDAPPPLPPKPGQLSQTKDVENETEPDTPAPSLFEIDDEFNLPISVAIVILIVYIIIGAFGYYTWETWNFFESFYFVFISMSTIGLGDLVPDHPMFMMASILYLVFGLALTSMCINVVQVKLSNTFKQASAKLGATIGLKVSEEDGSLVPMTPPPTEIAPVHKPKNETEEKESKGVDESDPKNR; from the exons ATGAGTAACGAGacaaatgaagaaaataatgtcCTAACCCTGAAAATTCCTATAATAAAAGCAGAATCTGAAACCCAAACTAGTGGTCATTTAGTCACAAGAAAAACCCCGGAAAAAGTAGAACCCGAAGACATGGAGACTGAACAGAAACAACAAATGTCAATTAGGAAACGAAgaaatttatctaaaaatagaaGTCAAGCTGCAAGGCAAAGGGAAAAGACTCCCGAACCTGGCAGAACTCTTGTACCTCATGAAGATACGACTACATCCGATGACGAAGACGTACACCCACAGCGTAATTCTCGAGAAATTGAAGCTGATAGCACTTATGAAGAAATGAAACGCATGGTCCAAGAAAAATCTAATGTTAAAGATCCAGTTTATGATTTAGATACAGAGGAAGTTTTGGAAGCCAGAGCCATGGCCGCTAATGAAAGAAGACGTAGAAGTGTTTCTCCATTTGCAATTCCCGATAAAGAAGAACTTTTACAACTACAAAGAAAAGGAAGTTTTATTGATCCAAGTAATAAGTTATTAAGCACAAATTTATACAGTTTGAACCTGAAAGACGAAGAACCATCTCGGCGTAATTCTCTTACAATTGATCCAACTAGAAGAAATTCTTTATCACCTCCAATATCTAGTACTGGCGCACCAAAAGAAAGTGACTTCAATTTCCCATTACCGACTACTCCTAAAAAGCTAGAAGAAATGGTATATCCAGATGAAAAGAAGTCTGAAGATTCAGAAAAGAAATCTAAAACACCTGTGAAATCAGAACCAGTTTTCAGTTTTGAAGAAAAAGACatcaaacaaaatgtaaaagcAACAACGCCTAAAACACCCGAAACTCCAGCACCAGCACCAGGTGAACTTGTGACGAAAGTAATTGCAATTGAAAGAACGCCAAGTAAGAAATTAGTAGCGGAAAAGAAGCCAGTAGTCGAAGTGAGAGAACGTATTGTTAGAACACCAAGTAGGAAAATGTCAACAGATGTAAGGCCGGTAATTGCTAAACAATCAGCCGCCAAACCAAAAGAAGAGCAACAAAGTAAAGTGCCACCAGTGAAGCCAGCACGAAGCAAGTCGGCAACTAGATTTGGG AGTAAAACTAGTGAGAGTGAGATGAGTGAAGACCagataaatcaacaaaatttcaacacgAGTGGATCAAAACGCAAAGTTGTACCAACTCCGAGGCGATTCGTAAGAAGTAGATCTCCAAGAGCAAATAGATCTCAATCTGTTAATAGGGCAGAAGCTGTTCAAGTTATAGATAAAACAGGCACAGGCATGAGTCAAACGAGTCGAGAAATAATCGAATTAATGCAAAAAGCACGAGCGCGTAGCCTTTCAATACCAAAAGACGATCCTCGACTTCcagtagaatataaaaattacagtaaaaatttacaaacacCGACAAAAACTCCTTCGACGCCTAGACATCAACGAGGAATATCATGCCCTAAAACTATTCAAATTATAAGCGACAAAGAAATTTTATCAGGGTTGAATTCAGGactcaaattaaaacaaaagaaagaaacCGAACCTCAAAAACCcgcaagaagaagaagaagttcaGGCTATATAGATGCGAGTCAATCTGAATACACATCAAGTTGTTATTCAACATCACCAAGTGAAaatgaatttgattttgacttaTCAGAAAGAACAGCAGAGTTGACTcgaaaattacatattttgagCCAAGAAGCAGATCAACGAGAAACTCTCAGTAATATACTTCTTGCGAAGGACGATactgataatttaaaaaaagaagttccatttttacaaaaatctacTCTTAGGAAACGATCTGtcgttaataataaaaatgaggaAAAAAAAGATAGCAAAGAAACACAACAGGCAGAGTCAGTTAAGTTGAAATTGGtcgacaaaaacaaatatactaaAAGTAGATGGAAATTAATAGCGAATTGGCAAGAATTTAAACGCGAATATGAGCAAGATtacacgaaaataaaattacagcgCAATAGATGTGTTTGTGATTTACTTTTGCTAATAATAATGTGTGGATTAGGTGGGATGATGTTCAAATCTTTGGAGGGATCTTTTGAAAATGCTTATAAATGTGGGACGAGGGGTGTGAAAAGGgattttattgaaagtttGTGGAGGGGCAGCCACTATTTAAAAGAAGAGGATTGGAAATCGATGGCTAGGAAGAAGTTGTTTGAGTTTGAGGAGCAGTTGCATACGGCACACGAGGCGGGCGTGACGTCATACAGCGGCCAGAGATCCTGGAATTTTATgaattcttttgtttattgctTGACGTTAATTACAACTATTG GCTATGGTCATATTGCGCCGAAGACGACGTACGGACGCGTCGCCACTATTGTCTATGCTATCATAGGCATTCCTCTCTTCCTCATAGTCCTAGCTGATTTCGGCAAACTTTTTACAAGAATCATCAAGTTCTTTTGGGCGTTTATCCGAAGGTTCTACTACACTAGGAGTTGCAGGAAGGTCAGGAGAACTGTGCCAGTTCAG GAAGTAATGAAAGGCTTGAACATCGTCTACGATGTCGTCCGGAGGCCCTCGCAAATCTTCTCAGAAGAGGATTTGGAAAGGAAAGCTGGAGATTCCCCACCAGTCCTTGAAAGGAAATCCAGTGACGCACCTCCTCCGCTGCCACCTAAGCCTGGCCAGCTGAGCCAAACCAAAGATGTTGAAAACGAAACAGAACCAGACACACCAGCGCCATCTTTGTTTGAAATCGACGATGAATTCAACCTCCCCATTTCAGTGGCCATCGTTATtctaatagtatatataattataggtgCATTTGGGTACTATACTTGGGAGACATGGAATTTCTTCGAATcgttttatttcgttttcatATCCATGTCAACTATAGGGCTTGGTGATTTAGTTCCTGATCATCCGATGTTTATGATGGCATCCATATTGTATCTTGTTTTCGGTTTGGCTCTAACGTCTATGTGTATAAACGTTGTGCAAGTTAAACTTTCGAATACGTTCAAACAGGCAAGTGCGAAGTTAGGAGCTACTATAGGATTGAAGGTTTCTGAAGAAGATGGTAGTTTAGTGCCGATGACGCCACCGCCAACAGAAATAGCTCCCGTCCACAAACCAAAAAATGAaacagaagaaaaagaaagcaAAGGAGTTGATGAGAGCGATCCAAAGAATAGATAA